The proteins below come from a single Arthrobacter crystallopoietes genomic window:
- a CDS encoding HAD-IIA family hydrolase, with product MAKAESRKPADIECWLTDMDGVLVHENSAIPGAAELIQRWVDTSRRFLVLTNNSIYTPRDLAARLRQSGLEVPEENIWTSALATAEFVKDQMPGARVYVIGEAGLTTALHAAGFILTDQDPDYVLLGETRTYSFEAITRAIRLIGEGARFIATNPDATGPSRDGVLPATGAVAALISKATGRAPYVVGKPNPMMFRSAMNQIEAHSETTAMIGDRMDTDIIAGMEAGLHTVLVYTGITRPEDVSAFPFRPNQTLKSVADLLPQL from the coding sequence ATGGCCAAAGCCGAGAGCCGAAAGCCCGCCGACATCGAATGCTGGCTTACGGATATGGACGGCGTGCTGGTGCACGAGAACTCGGCCATTCCGGGTGCCGCCGAGCTGATCCAGCGCTGGGTGGACACTTCGCGGCGCTTCCTCGTGCTGACCAACAACTCCATCTACACACCCCGGGATCTGGCGGCGCGGCTGCGCCAGTCCGGCCTGGAGGTACCCGAGGAGAACATCTGGACCTCCGCCTTGGCCACCGCAGAGTTCGTCAAGGACCAGATGCCCGGCGCGCGCGTCTATGTCATCGGCGAGGCAGGATTAACGACGGCGCTGCACGCCGCGGGCTTCATCCTCACCGACCAGGACCCCGACTACGTGTTGCTTGGCGAGACCCGGACCTACTCGTTCGAGGCCATCACCAGGGCTATCCGGTTGATCGGCGAAGGGGCACGGTTCATCGCCACGAACCCGGACGCTACCGGTCCGTCGAGGGACGGCGTACTGCCGGCAACCGGCGCCGTCGCGGCCCTCATCAGCAAGGCCACTGGCCGCGCGCCGTACGTGGTGGGCAAGCCGAACCCGATGATGTTCCGCTCCGCGATGAACCAGATCGAGGCCCACTCGGAGACCACCGCCATGATTGGGGACCGGATGGATACGGACATCATCGCCGGCATGGAGGCGGGCCTGCACACGGTGCTGGTTTATACAGGCATTACCCGGCCCGAGGACGTCTCCGCGTTCCCGTTCCGGCCCAACCAGACGCTCAAGTCCGTGGCGGACCTGCTCCCCCAGCTTTAG
- a CDS encoding TrmH family RNA methyltransferase, with translation MVGVGPWEGPLPEGDHWDPELLAHGDTRNVVDEYRYWKHEAIVAELDSRRHNFHVAIENWQHDLNIGSVVRCANAFLAKEVHIIGRRRWNRRGAMVTDRYQHVRHHPTVEDFVSWAQEEGLRVIGIDNFPDSVPLETYDLPENCVLVFGQEGPGLTPEVHEVADATLSIAQFGSTRSINASAAAAIAMHAWVRRHVFAQHV, from the coding sequence GTGGTCGGCGTCGGCCCATGGGAAGGTCCGCTGCCGGAAGGCGACCACTGGGATCCGGAGCTGCTGGCCCACGGGGACACCCGCAATGTGGTGGACGAGTACCGCTACTGGAAGCACGAGGCGATCGTGGCGGAGCTGGATTCCCGCCGGCACAACTTCCACGTGGCGATTGAGAATTGGCAGCACGACCTGAACATCGGCTCCGTGGTGCGTTGCGCCAACGCCTTCCTGGCCAAGGAAGTGCACATCATCGGACGACGGCGGTGGAACCGGCGGGGTGCCATGGTCACCGACCGCTACCAGCACGTCCGCCACCACCCCACGGTGGAAGACTTCGTCAGCTGGGCGCAGGAGGAGGGGCTGCGGGTGATCGGGATCGACAACTTCCCCGACTCGGTGCCGCTGGAAACCTACGACCTGCCGGAAAACTGCGTGCTGGTGTTCGGCCAGGAAGGCCCCGGCCTGACGCCGGAGGTCCACGAGGTGGCCGATGCCACGCTGTCCATCGCGCAGTTCGGCTCCACCCGGTCCATCAATGCCTCGGCTGCGGCCGCCATCGCCATGCACGCGTGGGTACGCCGCCACGTCTTCGCGCAGCACGTCTAG
- a CDS encoding FUSC family protein, whose protein sequence is MKLVKHHVRTLHSLGPASNDHLAALRVAVSVAVPSLVLLFLGWPDLIIYAVFGALTGMYGRNEPHQLRLKHQTQAALFLLSGVTVGVLLSVAHIHSWGLVVVEALLAGVGSVVADRLRLRPNGPFFGILALGACASIPTTVPMLAAVLICAGSAAFSVAIGFGGWIRLRTWNPAAVRAAAPLGRQKTVVHAARYVLAVGAAGAIGVLSGSGHPHWAMAAAAVPLAGADLPSSVHRGLHRIVGTFLGLAVVAVVLFPGPASPLQFFPGREAAVLAVLVIIFQFTTELFMTRHYGLAMVSFTPVILLMTQLAFPEDPLLLVTERGVETLVGAAIGILVVVTVHARRSAAGSGRVDTGGSKDIGAAS, encoded by the coding sequence GTGAAGCTGGTCAAGCACCACGTCCGCACGCTTCATTCCCTCGGTCCGGCCAGCAACGATCATCTGGCGGCACTCCGCGTCGCCGTCAGCGTGGCCGTGCCGTCGCTCGTCCTGCTGTTCCTGGGGTGGCCGGACCTGATCATCTACGCCGTTTTCGGGGCGCTGACGGGCATGTACGGCAGGAACGAACCGCACCAGCTTCGGCTCAAGCACCAGACACAGGCAGCTTTGTTCCTCCTGTCCGGCGTGACCGTCGGAGTCTTGCTGTCGGTCGCCCACATCCATTCATGGGGCCTGGTGGTCGTCGAGGCACTGCTCGCCGGAGTCGGCTCCGTGGTAGCAGACAGGTTGCGGCTCCGGCCGAACGGGCCGTTCTTCGGCATCCTGGCCCTGGGCGCTTGTGCCTCCATTCCCACCACCGTTCCGATGCTCGCCGCCGTACTGATTTGCGCCGGGTCCGCCGCGTTCTCCGTCGCGATCGGCTTCGGCGGCTGGATCAGGCTGCGGACCTGGAACCCGGCTGCCGTCCGGGCTGCGGCGCCCCTGGGCCGGCAGAAGACCGTGGTGCACGCTGCACGCTACGTGCTGGCTGTCGGCGCCGCGGGAGCCATCGGGGTTCTGAGCGGCAGCGGGCATCCGCACTGGGCCATGGCCGCGGCCGCCGTCCCCCTGGCCGGCGCGGATCTGCCCAGCAGCGTCCATCGCGGACTGCACCGGATTGTCGGCACCTTCCTCGGCTTGGCGGTTGTCGCCGTCGTACTTTTTCCTGGTCCCGCCTCGCCGCTGCAGTTCTTTCCCGGCCGGGAAGCCGCCGTGCTGGCTGTCCTGGTGATCATTTTCCAATTCACCACCGAACTGTTCATGACCCGGCATTACGGGCTCGCCATGGTCTCCTTCACCCCGGTCATCCTGCTCATGACACAGCTGGCGTTCCCGGAGGACCCGCTCCTGCTGGTCACCGAGCGCGGTGTGGAAACGCTTGTGGGCGCGGCGATCGGCATCCTCGTGGTGGTCACCGTCCACGCGCGGCGGAGTGCCGCGGGCTCCGGTCGGGTGGATACAGGCGGCAGCAAGGACATCGGGGCGGCTTCATAG
- the fbaA gene encoding class II fructose-bisphosphate aldolase encodes METEATSLENSLIYQGVRMPIATPEIYTEMIDRAKSGGFAYPAINVTSSQTLNAALQGFADAGSDGIIQVSTGGAAYWSGAGVKDMVAGSLGFAAFAREVAKKYPINVALHTDHCPKDKLDSFVLPLLAESEAAVKRGEDPIFNSHMWDGSAETLEDNLRIAEELLARTAAAKMILEVEIGTVGGEEDGVENEINEKLYTTVDDGLKTIEALGAGEKGRYITALTFGNVHGVYKPGGVKLRPELLKQIQDEVGGKIGKEKPFDLVFHGGSGSSEQEIADAVSYGVIKMNVDTDTQYAFTRPVAGHMFANYDGVLKVDGDVGNKKAYDPRVWGAAAEKSMAARVVEAAQRLGSAGKSVK; translated from the coding sequence ATGGAGACAGAGGCCACCTCCCTCGAGAACTCACTTATCTATCAAGGAGTCCGCATGCCTATTGCAACCCCTGAGATCTATACCGAGATGATTGACCGCGCCAAGAGCGGCGGCTTCGCCTACCCTGCAATCAACGTCACCTCTTCGCAGACGCTGAACGCGGCACTGCAGGGCTTCGCCGATGCGGGCTCGGACGGCATTATTCAGGTGTCCACCGGCGGTGCCGCTTATTGGTCCGGCGCAGGGGTCAAGGACATGGTTGCCGGTTCCCTGGGTTTTGCGGCGTTTGCCCGCGAGGTTGCCAAGAAGTACCCGATCAACGTTGCGCTGCACACGGACCACTGCCCCAAGGACAAGCTGGACAGCTTTGTGCTGCCGCTGCTCGCCGAATCCGAGGCAGCCGTCAAGCGCGGCGAGGACCCGATCTTCAACTCCCACATGTGGGACGGCTCGGCTGAGACCCTGGAAGACAACCTCCGCATCGCCGAGGAGCTGCTGGCCCGCACCGCCGCGGCCAAGATGATCCTCGAGGTCGAGATTGGCACCGTCGGCGGCGAGGAAGACGGCGTCGAGAATGAGATCAACGAGAAGCTTTACACTACGGTCGACGACGGCCTGAAAACCATCGAGGCGCTCGGCGCGGGCGAGAAGGGCCGCTACATCACCGCCCTGACCTTCGGTAACGTGCACGGCGTCTACAAGCCGGGCGGCGTGAAGCTGCGCCCCGAGCTGCTCAAGCAGATCCAGGACGAGGTCGGCGGGAAGATCGGCAAGGAGAAGCCGTTCGACCTGGTCTTCCACGGTGGCTCCGGCTCCTCCGAGCAGGAAATCGCGGACGCTGTTTCCTACGGCGTGATCAAGATGAATGTGGACACCGACACCCAGTACGCGTTCACCCGCCCGGTGGCCGGCCACATGTTTGCTAATTACGACGGCGTTCTCAAGGTGGACGGCGACGTTGGCAACAAGAAGGCCTATGACCCGCGCGTTTGGGGGGCCGCCGCCGAGAAGAGCATGGCCGCCCGCGTGGTCGAAGCCGCCCAGCGGCTGGGTTCGGCCGGAAAGTCCGTGAAGTAA
- a CDS encoding DUF3151 domain-containing protein translates to MAEFRRNLLGPDATKLPEETEVLARLDAGDEALDLAAKHPTSSLVWAILADEAYGEGRTIESYAFARVGYHRGLDALRRAGWKGAGPIPWEHEPNRGFLRALYALGRAAAAIGEGEEVARIDKFLNESDPEAKAAIEAS, encoded by the coding sequence ATGGCCGAGTTCCGCAGGAACCTGCTGGGCCCGGACGCCACCAAGCTGCCGGAGGAAACCGAAGTCCTGGCGCGGCTGGACGCCGGCGACGAGGCCCTTGACCTCGCAGCAAAGCACCCGACGTCGTCGTTGGTTTGGGCCATCCTGGCCGATGAGGCCTACGGCGAGGGCCGGACCATCGAGTCCTACGCGTTTGCCCGCGTGGGATACCACCGTGGCCTGGACGCCCTGCGCCGGGCCGGCTGGAAGGGCGCCGGACCCATTCCGTGGGAGCACGAGCCGAACCGCGGCTTCCTGCGCGCCTTGTATGCGCTGGGCCGGGCGGCCGCAGCCATCGGCGAGGGTGAGGAAGTAGCCCGGATCGACAAGTTCCTCAATGAATCGGACCCCGAGGCGAAGGCTGCCATCGAGGCCTCCTGA
- a CDS encoding LPXTG cell wall anchor domain-containing protein, with protein MTSRLRSALLTGAVAATLALGAAPAQADDQQDPSGLPAAEQTAPAPAAGLVATDLEAAPATEPAPATEVVPAEPAPAPVQPEELLADAVIPVLVEETETNDDGGTPTGSVEESLEDVDGGAGGAVDPLEDGAVDAPASGAGEDPAAEADPAPVAEAEPAPAIPVVRPGTPSGPTPSTPQTPVPAGFESIVVGGRTLTHTDFNIPDDIAASDEETIARWMEENIDLVLESEGMIYIVDLMIGYLETGDREGLEALIRELGASDPAAAEDLIRELDGWFQWLEEWPAGFGEWPDNFGEWPMGEEIFPAPPATEPSAVSPASVEVAPAAVVPASRHAEQPAAPVTAPAGELAETGATGTVWLATGGAGLLLLGVALVALRRRTA; from the coding sequence GTGACATCACGACTGCGCTCAGCGCTGCTCACCGGCGCCGTTGCCGCCACACTCGCCCTCGGGGCCGCACCGGCCCAGGCCGACGACCAGCAGGATCCGTCAGGCCTTCCCGCCGCGGAACAAACCGCCCCCGCGCCTGCTGCGGGCCTGGTCGCCACTGACCTTGAAGCTGCACCTGCCACCGAACCCGCCCCGGCCACCGAAGTTGTGCCGGCCGAACCCGCACCTGCTCCGGTGCAGCCGGAAGAGCTGCTGGCCGACGCAGTCATTCCCGTGCTGGTGGAGGAAACCGAGACCAACGACGACGGCGGGACGCCCACCGGGTCAGTCGAGGAATCGCTTGAGGATGTTGACGGTGGCGCTGGAGGGGCCGTCGACCCGCTGGAAGACGGCGCGGTCGACGCACCGGCCAGCGGTGCGGGGGAGGATCCCGCTGCTGAAGCTGACCCGGCGCCCGTGGCCGAAGCTGAACCTGCTCCGGCCATACCTGTGGTCCGGCCCGGCACCCCGTCCGGCCCCACGCCCTCTACTCCTCAGACCCCGGTTCCTGCCGGCTTCGAGTCCATCGTTGTGGGCGGCCGCACCCTGACCCACACAGACTTCAACATCCCCGATGACATCGCCGCCAGCGACGAGGAGACCATCGCCCGCTGGATGGAAGAGAATATTGACCTTGTCCTCGAGTCCGAGGGCATGATCTACATCGTTGACCTCATGATCGGCTATCTCGAAACGGGAGACCGGGAAGGTCTGGAAGCCCTGATCCGCGAACTGGGCGCCTCCGATCCTGCTGCCGCGGAAGACTTGATTCGGGAGCTGGACGGATGGTTCCAGTGGCTCGAAGAATGGCCGGCCGGCTTTGGAGAATGGCCAGACAACTTCGGGGAATGGCCGATGGGCGAGGAGATCTTCCCCGCGCCGCCGGCCACCGAACCATCAGCCGTCTCCCCGGCCAGCGTCGAGGTGGCTCCGGCCGCGGTCGTGCCCGCTTCGAGGCACGCCGAACAGCCTGCCGCGCCCGTGACCGCCCCGGCAGGCGAACTGGCAGAAACCGGTGCCACAGGCACCGTCTGGCTGGCCACCGGCGGGGCAGGATTGTTGCTGCTCGGCGTCGCCCTGGTTGCATTGCGACGCCGGACGGCCTGA
- a CDS encoding thymidine kinase codes for MAKLYFRYGAMNSGKSTGLLQVAFNYEERGQRVLLAKPQLDTKGDTAIVSRLGMTREVDFLIRPGDNVRELFGKVASGDDPDALLEHVEVKPVACLLVDEAQFLTPGQVDDLFRIAVLDGVPVIAYGIRTDFRTVAFPGAGRLLELAHSLEELKTICRCGRKAVFNTRRIGNEIVFDGEQVAIDGQDIAYESLCGNCYLEASGGRLGS; via the coding sequence TTGGCCAAACTCTATTTCCGGTACGGCGCGATGAATTCCGGAAAGTCCACCGGACTGCTCCAGGTTGCCTTCAACTACGAGGAGCGCGGGCAGCGCGTGCTGCTGGCCAAACCCCAGCTCGACACCAAGGGCGACACCGCGATCGTCTCCCGCCTGGGCATGACCCGGGAGGTGGACTTCCTGATCCGCCCGGGCGATAACGTCCGGGAGCTGTTCGGGAAGGTCGCCTCGGGGGATGATCCGGATGCCCTGCTGGAGCATGTGGAGGTCAAGCCGGTAGCCTGCCTGCTGGTGGACGAGGCGCAGTTCCTGACACCTGGCCAGGTGGATGATCTGTTCCGCATCGCAGTGCTGGACGGCGTGCCGGTGATCGCCTACGGCATCCGCACCGACTTCCGCACGGTAGCCTTCCCCGGCGCCGGCCGGCTGCTTGAACTGGCCCATTCGCTGGAGGAGCTGAAGACGATCTGCCGCTGCGGGCGGAAAGCGGTCTTCAACACCCGGCGGATCGGAAACGAGATTGTTTTCGACGGCGAGCAGGTGGCCATCGACGGCCAGGACATCGCGTACGAATCGTTGTGCGGGAACTGCTATCTTGAGGCGTCCGGCGGCCGGCTCGGCAGCTGA
- a CDS encoding DUF72 domain-containing protein produces MKPVARVGISGWRYAPWRGTFYPKGLPQRQELEYAATHLDSLEINGSFYSLQRPSSWLQWRDATPEHFVFAVKGGRFITHMRRLREARGALANFFASGVLALGGKLGPFLWQLPENLKYDPDVVEEFLTLLPRTTTAAARLASEHTDLMRDRTWFDVTEERPLRHAMEVRSSTFVTEDFYAQLRRHNIALVVADSAGTWPMVHEITADFAYVRLHGKDELYVSGYGDADLDHWADTVRGWLDGSGCPDGVGRDAYLYFDNDVKVRAPYDAMGLAKRLADSQLPSRPPDASR; encoded by the coding sequence TTGAAACCAGTTGCGAGGGTCGGCATCTCCGGGTGGCGTTACGCCCCGTGGCGCGGAACGTTCTATCCCAAGGGCCTCCCCCAGCGGCAGGAACTCGAATACGCCGCGACCCACCTCGACTCGCTGGAAATCAACGGCTCCTTCTACTCCCTGCAGCGCCCGTCCAGCTGGCTGCAATGGCGCGACGCCACACCGGAGCACTTCGTCTTCGCGGTCAAGGGCGGCCGCTTCATCACCCACATGCGCCGCCTTCGGGAGGCCCGCGGGGCGCTGGCGAACTTCTTCGCCTCGGGCGTGCTGGCGCTCGGCGGCAAGCTCGGCCCGTTCCTATGGCAGCTGCCGGAAAACCTCAAATACGACCCCGACGTCGTCGAGGAGTTCCTGACGCTGCTGCCCCGAACAACGACGGCGGCGGCCCGCCTTGCGTCCGAACATACGGACTTGATGCGGGACAGGACCTGGTTCGACGTTACCGAGGAGCGGCCGCTGCGCCATGCCATGGAGGTGCGCAGTTCCACCTTCGTCACCGAGGACTTCTACGCGCAGCTGCGCCGGCACAACATTGCCCTGGTCGTGGCCGACAGCGCCGGGACCTGGCCGATGGTGCACGAGATCACGGCCGACTTCGCCTACGTCCGGCTGCACGGCAAGGACGAGCTCTACGTCAGCGGCTACGGCGATGCCGACCTGGATCATTGGGCGGACACGGTCCGCGGCTGGCTGGACGGCAGCGGCTGCCCCGACGGGGTGGGCCGGGACGCCTACCTTTACTTCGACAACGATGTGAAGGTCCGCGCACCTTACGACGCGATGGGCCTGGCGAAGCGGCTGGCCGACTCTCAGCTGCCGAGCCGGCCGCCGGACGCCTCAAGATAG
- a CDS encoding adenylosuccinate synthase, which produces MPAIVIVGAQWGDEGKGKATDLLGGRVDYVVKPNGGNNAGHTVVVGGEKYELKLLPAGILSPNATPIIGNGCVVNLEALFEEIDGLEARGADTSKLRVSANAHLVAPFHQTMDKVTERFLGKRAIGTTGRGIGPAYMDKVARLGIRVQDVFDESILRQKVQGSLHQKNELLVKVYNRRDVDVEEIVEYFLSFAERLRPMMIDSTFVLNEALDDGKVVLMEGGQATFLDVDHGTYPFVTSSNPTAGGASVGSGIGPTRINRAVGIIKAYTTRVGAGPFPTELFDEMGEYLQKTGGEFGVNTGRPRRCGWYDAVLARHASRVNGFTDYFVTKLDVLTGIERIPVCVAYDVDGVRHDEMPMTQTEFHHAKPIFEYFDGWTEDITGARSIADLPPNAQLYVKALEDISGTRISAIGVGPDRDQTIVVRDLIAE; this is translated from the coding sequence ATGCCAGCAATTGTGATCGTCGGAGCCCAGTGGGGCGACGAAGGTAAAGGCAAGGCAACGGACTTGCTTGGCGGCCGCGTGGACTACGTGGTCAAGCCGAACGGCGGCAACAACGCCGGCCATACCGTCGTCGTTGGTGGTGAGAAGTACGAGCTCAAGCTCCTTCCCGCCGGCATTCTCAGCCCCAACGCCACCCCCATTATCGGCAACGGTTGCGTGGTGAACCTGGAAGCCCTGTTCGAGGAGATCGACGGCCTGGAGGCACGCGGCGCCGACACGTCCAAGCTCCGCGTCTCCGCCAACGCCCACCTGGTGGCGCCGTTCCACCAGACCATGGACAAGGTGACGGAGCGCTTCCTGGGTAAGCGGGCCATCGGCACCACCGGTCGTGGCATCGGCCCCGCCTACATGGACAAGGTGGCCCGGCTGGGCATCCGTGTGCAGGACGTGTTCGACGAGTCCATCCTGCGCCAGAAGGTACAAGGCTCGCTGCACCAGAAGAACGAGCTGCTGGTCAAGGTCTACAACCGGCGCGACGTCGACGTCGAAGAGATCGTGGAGTACTTCCTGTCCTTCGCGGAGCGGCTGCGCCCGATGATGATTGACTCCACCTTCGTACTGAACGAGGCGCTCGACGACGGCAAGGTGGTGCTGATGGAGGGCGGCCAGGCCACGTTCCTGGACGTGGACCACGGCACCTACCCGTTTGTCACCTCCTCCAACCCGACGGCGGGCGGCGCGTCCGTGGGCTCGGGCATTGGTCCCACCCGGATCAACCGTGCCGTGGGCATCATCAAGGCCTACACCACCCGCGTGGGCGCCGGACCGTTCCCCACCGAGCTCTTCGATGAGATGGGCGAGTACCTGCAGAAGACCGGCGGCGAGTTCGGCGTGAACACCGGTCGCCCTCGCCGCTGCGGCTGGTACGACGCCGTGCTGGCGCGCCATGCCTCGCGGGTCAACGGTTTCACGGACTACTTCGTGACCAAGCTGGACGTGCTGACCGGGATCGAGCGGATTCCGGTGTGCGTGGCGTACGACGTCGACGGCGTCCGGCATGACGAGATGCCGATGACCCAGACCGAGTTCCACCATGCGAAGCCCATCTTCGAGTACTTCGACGGCTGGACCGAGGACATCACCGGCGCCCGGAGTATCGCGGATCTGCCGCCGAACGCCCAGCTCTACGTGAAGGCGCTCGAGGACATCTCCGGCACCCGGATCTCCGCCATCGGCGTGGGCCCGGACCGGGACCAGACCATCGTGGTGCGGGACCTTATCGCCGAATAG
- a CDS encoding pyridoxal phosphate-dependent decarboxylase family protein: protein MADDYGILRRTAELATEYLRALPERPVKSGMAAADLRRELITALPEAGEQPQAVIEHLAEVGGRAAVAMAGPRYFGFVIGGSLPPALAADWLTSTWDQNAGLYAGGPAASVVEEAVGAWLLELFGLPPASGFGLVTGCQMAHFTCLAAARTAVLERAGWDVTGRGLFGAPEVEVVVGDEAHSTVLSALQYLGLGRDRVHTVATDSQGRIRLRELEKVLARIPHRDPLIVNLQAGNVNTGSFDPIRAAIDLVRRREGAWVHVDGAFGLWAAVSPGLRPLLDGVELADSWATDAHKWLNVPYDSGLAFVADADAHVKAMAPPQASYLEYGQERDEVSWVPEFSRRARGFPIYAALRTLGRDGVREMVGNCCALARHMAAQLGQVDGVEILNDVVLNQVLVRFIPPRGWKH from the coding sequence ATGGCGGATGACTACGGCATCCTGCGGCGCACTGCCGAGCTTGCCACCGAGTACCTGCGTGCCCTGCCCGAGCGCCCGGTCAAGAGCGGCATGGCTGCGGCGGACCTGCGCCGCGAACTGATCACCGCGCTGCCCGAGGCTGGCGAGCAACCACAGGCCGTGATCGAGCATCTGGCGGAGGTGGGCGGCCGTGCCGCGGTGGCCATGGCGGGACCGCGCTATTTCGGGTTCGTCATCGGCGGCTCCCTGCCGCCGGCCCTGGCCGCGGACTGGCTGACCTCCACCTGGGACCAGAACGCCGGGCTCTATGCGGGTGGGCCGGCAGCGTCGGTGGTGGAAGAAGCCGTGGGCGCCTGGCTGCTGGAGCTGTTCGGCCTGCCGCCGGCCAGCGGATTCGGATTGGTGACCGGCTGCCAGATGGCGCACTTCACCTGCCTGGCCGCCGCCCGCACCGCCGTATTGGAGCGGGCGGGCTGGGACGTCACCGGACGCGGGCTCTTCGGCGCGCCGGAGGTAGAAGTGGTAGTCGGCGACGAGGCGCACAGCACAGTCCTGTCCGCCCTGCAGTACCTGGGGCTCGGCCGCGACCGGGTGCACACCGTGGCCACGGACAGCCAGGGCCGGATTCGCCTGCGGGAGCTCGAGAAGGTCCTCGCGCGGATTCCGCACCGGGATCCGTTGATCGTGAACCTGCAGGCCGGCAACGTGAACACCGGCTCCTTTGATCCGATCCGCGCCGCCATTGACTTGGTCCGCCGTCGCGAGGGAGCGTGGGTCCATGTGGACGGTGCCTTCGGGCTATGGGCCGCCGTGAGCCCCGGACTGCGGCCCCTGCTCGATGGAGTGGAACTGGCCGATTCCTGGGCCACGGACGCGCACAAGTGGCTCAACGTCCCCTATGATTCAGGCCTGGCGTTTGTCGCCGACGCCGATGCGCACGTCAAGGCCATGGCGCCGCCGCAGGCCTCCTACCTTGAGTACGGGCAGGAACGGGACGAAGTGTCCTGGGTGCCGGAGTTCTCCCGCCGCGCCAGGGGCTTCCCGATCTACGCGGCGCTGCGCACCCTCGGCCGGGACGGCGTGCGGGAGATGGTTGGGAACTGCTGCGCGCTGGCCCGGCACATGGCGGCCCAGCTCGGCCAGGTCGACGGCGTCGAAATCCTCAACGACGTGGTGCTCAACCAAGTGCTGGTCCGCTTTATCCCCCCGCGGGGATGGAAACATTAG
- a CDS encoding carbon-nitrogen hydrolase family protein: MKVSVGQFDPSGDVNENLSVMRAQAEEAKAAGAELILFPEESMFTVGKVEGNLISAVNEHWSAFVQKLSFIAAETGIALIAGGYEASGEERPYNTLVIVDATGQIVDTYRKLHLYDAFSYQESTKIKPGDGGLKLVEIGGLRVGVMTCYDVRFPEMARGLADQGADLICVAAAWFKGDHKIEHWETLLKARAIENTCWVAAAGTSSSHTVGHSAILDPMGIVQDYLNDEPRGIVTVDVTRRRIDEVREFLPVLRNRRLASTVDVVEAH, translated from the coding sequence ATGAAGGTCAGTGTTGGGCAATTCGATCCTTCCGGGGACGTCAACGAAAACCTCAGCGTCATGCGTGCACAGGCCGAAGAGGCCAAGGCCGCGGGCGCCGAACTGATCCTGTTCCCCGAAGAGTCCATGTTCACCGTCGGCAAGGTCGAAGGGAATCTGATCTCCGCCGTCAACGAGCACTGGAGCGCCTTCGTCCAGAAGCTCTCGTTCATCGCTGCGGAGACCGGCATCGCCCTGATCGCCGGCGGCTATGAGGCCAGCGGGGAAGAGCGCCCCTACAACACGCTCGTGATCGTGGACGCGACCGGCCAGATTGTGGATACCTACCGGAAGCTGCATCTGTACGACGCGTTCTCCTACCAGGAGTCCACCAAGATCAAACCGGGCGACGGCGGCCTGAAGCTCGTGGAGATCGGCGGGCTGCGCGTGGGCGTGATGACCTGCTACGACGTGCGCTTCCCGGAGATGGCCCGCGGCTTGGCGGACCAGGGGGCGGATCTGATCTGCGTGGCGGCCGCCTGGTTCAAAGGGGACCACAAAATCGAGCACTGGGAGACGCTGCTCAAGGCCCGCGCCATCGAGAACACCTGCTGGGTGGCCGCGGCCGGCACCTCCAGCAGCCACACCGTGGGGCATTCAGCGATTTTGGATCCGATGGGCATTGTGCAGGACTACCTCAACGACGAGCCGCGCGGCATTGTGACCGTGGACGTAACCCGCCGCCGCATCGACGAGGTCCGCGAGTTCCTTCCGGTCCTGCGGAACCGGCGCCTGGCCAGCACGGTGGACGTGGTTGAGGCCCACTAA
- a CDS encoding RNA polymerase sigma factor, with translation MDGLLTDEDLLAAVSGDGRSAEKIYRSLSPAVMGYLQARGVEDTEAVAQEVFLTVFQKLDKVTGGVAGLKTFTFSIAHARVVDAARARARHPHLAEYDPDFDTRTVASAEQVVVDRSGGDVVQLLQTLNPDQRDVLSLRIVADLPIDQVARVMGKSEGSVKQLQRRALAKLKDMVIGSKVGGAS, from the coding sequence GTGGATGGGTTGCTGACAGATGAGGATCTGTTGGCCGCTGTTTCCGGAGACGGGCGTTCCGCCGAGAAGATTTACCGCTCTTTATCGCCCGCGGTGATGGGGTACCTGCAGGCCAGGGGCGTTGAGGACACCGAAGCCGTCGCCCAGGAAGTCTTCCTGACGGTATTCCAGAAACTCGACAAGGTCACCGGGGGTGTAGCAGGTTTGAAGACGTTCACGTTCTCGATAGCCCACGCCAGAGTGGTGGACGCCGCCCGCGCCCGTGCTCGCCACCCCCATCTCGCCGAGTACGACCCGGATTTCGACACCCGGACGGTCGCCTCGGCCGAACAGGTCGTGGTGGACCGCTCCGGCGGCGACGTCGTCCAGCTGTTGCAGACCCTGAATCCGGACCAGCGTGACGTCCTGTCGCTGCGCATTGTGGCGGACCTGCCCATCGACCAGGTAGCCAGGGTCATGGGCAAGTCGGAGGGCTCGGTCAAGCAGCTCCAGCGCAGGGCACTCGCGAAACTCAAGGACATGGTCATCGGCAGCAAGGTAGGAGGGGCATCATGA